GACTCGAACCCCGAACCTATTGATTAAGAGTCAACTGCTCTACCATTGAGCTAGCAGCCCGAAACGCTACAGCCGCGTGATCGCGGTCTGCGTAATTGGGGTGGACGATGGGACTCGAACCCACGACATCCGGAATCACAATCCGGGACTCTAACCAACTGAGCTACGTCCACCGTCGAAACGAAAAACCCCGGGACGGTGAGCCCCGAGGGGCGCGAATAATAGCAGAACATTTTGAGCTTCAACACCCTTGCGCGCGCCAAGGCCGAATCAAGCCAGCAAGTCCGTCAGCGGGCCATCCCGAGGTGCATGGAGGCATTCCGATGCATCCCATGCCGGGCGCCGAGACGAATAATCCGAACATGACCTAAACTTCGCGCCGCTGCGCCCGTAGCTCAGTTGGATAGAGCATCGGCCTTCTAAGCCGACGGTCACTGGTTCGAATCCAGTCGGGCGCGCCACTTCCCTCAGTTCAAGACGGGCTCCGGCGCCTCCGGTTTGCTTGGCCCGCCGACGCTGGCGCAGAACCAGGCACTGGCATACCCCGCCCCTTGGCACTCATCCGCCCGGGCGGACACGCCCAGGCGCACCGCTTCATACAAACAGATGAGGTCTGGTGCCTGCCCGACAGGTCTACTGGGCCGACACTGAGGAATGGCGGAGGTACGCGAGGATGTCCGACCCCATCGAAGCTCAGGCTGTCGACCGGGTTGTCTCGGGACAGGTCTGGGACGATTTCTGCGAGGCGCTCAAGGGCGCTGGCCGGCAGATACTGCGGCCGGAAGCGCCTGACAGCCCGCTCGACCGGGCCGAGGGCTTTCGCTATCTCAGCCGCCTGCTGCGCATCGCGCTGGAAATGCATCTGGAATTCGCAGACCCCGCGTTTCCCGGCTTTTTCGCGACATCCCACGAAACCGGCAAGATCGGTGCGGACAATCCCGACAATGCCTACCTCTATGCGCGCGTCAGCGGCGCGCACGACTATGTGATTCGTGGCCGGCGCGGCAGCGTGCCGTATTTGAGTTTCGGCTCGCAGAAGGGCGGCTACGAAACCGACGGCCGCATGGAGCAGACCGGCTTTCTCGATTCGAGCGAGATCGACCTCGACGAGGACGGCAATTTCGAGGTGCAGGTGTGCCGGGAGCGCAAGCCGGGCAACTGGCTCCCGCTGGAGGCCGAATCCAACGCCGTGATCGTGCGCCAGACCTTTCTCGACCGTGCCAGCGAACAGCCGGCGCAGATGCGTATCGCACGAATCGATCCGGGCGCCGCGCCAGCGCCGTTGAGCCCGCAGCGCCTTCTGGCCGGCCTCGACAACGCCGCCCGCTTCGTCGAAGGCACGGCCAGTCTGTTCGCCGACTGGGCACAGAGCTATCTGAAGCACCCCAACCAGCTTCCGCCCGCCGACCAGGCGCTGTGTCAGCGTTCCGGCGGCGACCCCAACATCTTCTACTACCACTCTTACTGGCAGCTCGCCGAGGACGAGGCGCTGGTGATCCATATTCCGCGCGTGCCGAGGTGCCGCTTCTGGAATCTGCAGATCAACAACTGGTGGATGGAATCGCTGGATTACCGGTACCACGACATCTGTCTGAACAAACATTCGGCGAAACTGGATGCGGACGGCGGCGTCACCATGATCCTGTCGCAGCGCGACCCAGGACACCCGAACTGGCTGCAGGCGGCGGGGCACCGCGTCGGCACGATGTGCATGCGCTGGGTCGGCGCGGACGAACATGTGCACCCCAGTACTGCCGTGCGAAAGCTGCCTGCATTGCGTGAGGAGCTGAGGGCGTGAGTGCGCCGCGCCACTTCCTGCCCGAGATGCTGATGGCGCAGGCCCGGGACCAGACCGCCGGCCTGTCCGATTTCGGCGATCCGAGCTTTCGCGCCGGCCTGGACACCCTCTGCGAAGCCCTGGACACGCAGGCACGACTGTCCGACACCGGCCGCTACGTGCTGCAGCAGAAGATCGTCGGCCAACTGGCCAACCGCCTGCGCATTGAGGACTGGTTCTCGCGGCATCCCGAAATTGCCGATGAGGCGCTGCCACCGCCGGTGGTGATCGTCGGCCTGCCGCGCACCGGCACCACCAAGCTGCATCGCCTGCTGGCCTGCGACCCGGCGTTCCACTGGATGGCGTTCTGGGAATCGCAGTTCCCGGTTCCGTTCGAGAACGAAAGCCTGGAGCAGCCCGGCGAACGCATCGCCCAGGCGCACGCGATGGTCGACATGATGACCGAGGCGATGCCCAAGCTCACGGCAATCCACCCCATGGATGCCGATGCGGCCGACGAGGAGGTGATGCTCACGGAGCACTCCTTCCTGTCCGCGTTCAATGCCTATGCGGACATCCCGGGCTACATGAGCTGGCTGGACCGCCAGGACCAGACACCGGTCTACGACTACCTGCGCCGCATGCTGCAATTCCTGCAATGGCAGAAACGCAAGCGCGGCATCGTCGCCGAACGCTGGGTGCTCAAGGCACCGCACCATCTGCTGCGCATGGACACCCTGCTGCGCGTGTTTCCGGGCGCCATGGTGGTACAGACCCACCGTGATCCGCTGCAAAGCATTCCGTCGATCGCCAGCTTCATCCATACGCTGTGGTGCATCTACAGCGATGACGCCGATCCGGCCGCCGCCGGGCACTCCTGGAGCGAACTCATGAACCGGGCGCTGCTGCACACAATGCAGGTTCGGGGATCCGCACCGGAGCAGTTTCTGGACGTGCGCTTCGAGGACACGGTGCGCCGGCCGCTGGAGGTGGCGCGCCGCATCTACGCGTTCATCGGCCGTGAGCTGAGGCCGGAGGTGGAGCTCGCGATGGCGCGGTGGCTGGCCTCGGACGCCGAGACCCACAAGGGCGGGCACGACTACAGCGCCGCGCAGTTCGGGCTCAGCGATGAGCGCCTGCGAGCAGACTTTGCCGCCTATCGCGATCGCCACATCGAACAGACGGCCGACACCGCATGAGCGCCACGCGGGCCGCTCGGCCCTCAGAATCACACAGGGGAGCTTGCCAATGCTGATGAAGAACAAGGTGGTCATCGTGTCCGGAATCGGACCCGGCCTGGGCGTGAAACTGGCCGTGGAGGCCGCGCGAGAGGGTGCCGCCGGCGTGGTGGTGGCGGCCCGTTCGGCCGACAAGCTGGAGGATGCCGAAGCGCGCATCCGTGAACTGGGAACGGACACGGCCGTGCTCAAGTGCACCACCGACATCACCGATCGCGCGCAATGCGAACGTCTGCTGAGCCAGGCCATGGACCGTTTCGGACGCGTCGACGCACTGGTCAACAGCGCCTTCTTCCATGGCGACATGGACAATGCCTCCACCGCCGATCTCGACAGCTGGCGCGGACCGCTGGAAACCAATCTGCTGGGCACGCTCAAGCTCACCCAAGCCACGATTCCGCACATGCAGAAGACCGGCGGTGCCGTGGTCATGATCAACACCATGGCGGTGCGCCAGGTGCCGCCGCTGGGCGAAGCCGGCTACGCCGCATCCAAGGCGGCGCTGGCCACCAGCGTGAAATACCTGGCCAAGGAACTCGGGCCGAAGAACATTCGCGTCAACACCGTGCACATGGGATGGATGTGGGGCGCGCCGGTGGCGGGCTACGTGAAGCGCACTGCCGAGGAGAATGGCATTCCCGAGGAACAGATCAAGGCCGGCATCGCCGCGATGATTCCGCTGGGGCGGGTACCGACCGATGACGAATGCGCGCGCGCCGCGCTGTTCTTGGCGTCCGACTATGCAAGCGCGGTCACCGGCGCGGCGCTGGACGTGAATGGTGGGGCGTGGATGCCTTGATCGACACAAACCTGGATCTCGCGCAAAGACACAAAGAACATCAAAAGAAGAGCATCTTTTTTGTACGCTTTTACCTTTGCGTCTTTGCGCGAGACCAGAACCGATCAGCGCGACGAAGCGCCGGCGCTTTCCCAGATCGCCGCCGCTCCGGGGTCGATGACCCCCAGCAGCCGGTTCAACAGCGATTTCAGAACCACCGCGTCGGCGGCTCCGAGCCGTTCCAGGACGTCGGACTCCACGGACTTGGCGCGTGAAATCAGTCGCAACGCGCAGTCGCGCCCGGCGTCGGTCAGTTCGTAGGCCAGACCCGCCGCCGACTGGCGGGTTTGCACCATTCCCTGCCGGACCAGCGTCAGCACGGCATCACGATGGCTCTCATCGAGCACCTCGGCCATGCCGGTGTCGAGGTCGGACGCGAACATCATCGGCTTGAGCGTCAGCGTCGAGAGCACGTAGAAGGCCTCGTCACTGAGGCCGGCTTCGACCAGATGCGGACGCAGCTGCCCGAAGAACTGAAAGTGGCTGCGCCCCAGCAGGTAGCCGAGGAAATCCTCATTGAAACTGCCGGCAAGGTGCGCGAGCCGCGGCTGCCCGCCGCTGTCCCTGGCGGTGGCATGCGCGTAACGGCCACCGTGAAACACCAGCGGCGCGTCATCACGCCGCTCGAAACCGAGGACCTCGCCGACGAAGATCACGTGATCCCCGCCCTCGTATTGAAAGCTGTTGCGGCACTCGAAGCGCGCCGTGCAATCGCGCAGCAGCGGGATGCCGTCCGGACCTTCGTCCAGTTCCAGCTCGGCGAATTTGTCCTCGCCACGCCGCGCAAATCGGCTGGACAATGGCTCTTGCGCGGCGCTCAGCACATGCACGGCCCAGTGCCGCGCGCCGCGAAAGATATCCAGCGCGCCGGAGCTGCGCGCCAAGCTCCACAACACCAGCGGCGGGCTCAGCGAGACCGAGTTGAAACTGTTGGCGGTGAGTCCCACGGGCGTGCCGTCCGGCGCGCGCGTAGTGATCACCGTCACGCCGGTGGCGAAGCTACCGAGCGCCTTGCGGAACTCGCCGGGGTCGAATGTGCTTTGGCTCATGCTCAACAGCTTGCTGCCGCGCTTGGCGCCGCGCCTCACCTGTATGGATGGATTTCGCGCCGCCTCAGAGCAGATATTTCACATTGAACGACAGGTAGTTCCGATCGACATAGGGATTGGCCTTGAGCGTGCTCTCGCCGATGGTCTTGTCGGCATCGCCGAAGAACATGTTGTAGCTGACACCGACTTGAAGATTCTGCAGATAGCGCATCGACACGCCGACGCTCAGGCGCTGATCGCCCTCGCCGTAAAGCGGACCGAAGGCACCGGACATCGAGGGATTGCCGTAGAACAAATAACCATAGGAAATCGGCATCGAGAAGTCCCAGCCCGGCACCAGGTTGTGGCGCGTGGGGATCGCCAGGGTCTGAAAGCCGGCGGAGTCCTCGTCGTAGAACGGCTCGTCGCCATCGCCGCGCATGATGATGCCGGGCGTCGACTCGACCGCCTTGGCGTCCAGCAGACACAGATAGCCGAACTCGCCCACCAGGGCCAGATCGTCGAAGAAGAAGTGCGGGTTGGCCGCATAGATGCCGGACATCAGTAGTTGCGCGAAATCGCCGCGCGTGAAGATCGGGCTCAGCACGTCCGAAACGTCGGCCTGCACCGAGGTCACGGCGTTGTGGCGATAACTCAGCTCGCTGGTGAAGTTGACCGGACCGATCGTGGTCGACAGGCCCAGCGCCGCCATGTCGATGCCGTCGAAATACTTCACGTTGTAGGTCACGGGCACGTACTGATTGATGATCTGCGTGGTCACCGGCGGCACCGTGGCGAACGGCGCGAACCCCGGATTCAGGATCACCGCGGGATTGGTGTCGTGATAGCGCAGGTAATACAGGCCGACGTTGGTATTGCCGCTCAGCTGGTACTTGATGCCGGCGCCCCACTGGCCATGATCGCTGGGCTTGATGTCCTGCGCACGATACGAGTTGATCGTGGGTGTCGCCCCGGTCACCGCGCCGATACCGCCGAGGTTGCAGAGCTGGTCGAGCGGCTCCGGCAACAGACCTGGGCACCCGTCCAGATAGACCGGATTGATCGATCCGTAGACGAACGTGGCGCCCGGCCCCACCGCGTCCGACGGGGAGAAATAGTCGCCGACCGGGAAAATCTCGGTGTTGGCGTATTCGAGTTTGTAGTAGCCGAGTATCGTCCAGTCGTAGCCGATGCCCAGAGACATCGAGACCTGCTGGGTCGGCAGCAGAATCTGCTTGACCTCGGCGCCGGGCACGAAGGCCTTGGTCGCATCCGCCGGGCTCTGCGAACTGGCCATGCCGAGGAAGAACAGGCTGTCGCCGAACGCCACGAGGTGCTGTCCCAGACGCAGGTTGAGGCTAATGTCCTCGCCGAAGAACCAGTCTCCGTAGACATAGGCATCCAGCAGTCGCGCGCGGCGCCCGTCGTACTTTTCGGTCTGCTCGGTGAACTCGTCATTGGGCCCGGTCTTGTTGACCGTGTCCGGTGAATCATTGTCGTTGCGATGGGTATAGGCCCAGTCGTAGAACGCGTCGCCGCTGACGACCAAGCCGTAATTGCGATAGGAGAATTCCAGTTCACCGAGGATGCTCGCGCGATTCGTGAACGCGGAGTACTTGTCGAAATTGCGATTGCCGTCGTCGAAGTTGATCTGGGTGGGTAGCCCGGTGTGACCGAACGACACCAGCTGTGGCGGCTGACCCGGCCGGTCTCCCGGAAGAACGGTGATCAACAGCGGATCCACCTCGCCGGCGATCAGGCGCTGATCCTGATCCTGCATGCGTACACCGACGCCGTAGTTGAGCGTGAGCTTGTAACTGCCCGACAGCTCACCGACATCGAACGAGCCGGCGCTGACCGGCCCGGGGACCAGCGTCATCGTCAGCACACCGAATAGAAATGCCCGCAACGCGGGCCCCATGCTGGTGCCGCTTCCTTGCTTGGCCATTGCCTCTCTCCCCTCGCACTGAATCAGGTATCCCGCGTCGTATCGGGGCTTAGGCCCGGTCGCGACAGGGGAACCGCTTTCTGGGTTTGTTTGTGCGCACTCGTACGATCGACTTCGTATGCTCCGCCTCGTCTACCCCAGGCTGTACTTGGCCTTCAGGAACAGATCGTTGTGTTCCACGTAAGGATTCGCCTTGAATGTGCTGTCATCGAAGTACATGTTGTCGTTGCGGCCGAGCGTGTCACCGTCATCGGTGAATCGTTGTCGTCGCGGGTGCGTATGGGTCCAGTCCTAGTACGCTTCACCGCCGGTCACTCAGAAGGTACCGGCGCGCAATAATGAGAGCTTCATCCGAAATGACTAGGTTCGGATGCGAAAGTGGGAATCTTCGAGAGGCCCGGCATTCAGAATGAAATCCCGGAAAGCTGCCGAAAACGCAAGAATCGTTCGAAAGCGAAACGGCCGGGACAAGCCGGCCGTTTCGATAATGACAAGCGCCCGTCTGCGGGCGTGACCTCACTCAGAAGCGCGACGCGCTCAGGGCCGCTGTGATCTCGTCGAGAATCGCCGGATCGTCGATCGTCGGCGGAACATTGTAGGTCTGGTTGTCGGCAATCGCCCGCATGGTCGCGCGCAGAACCTTGCCGGAGCGGGTCTTGGGCAGACGCTCGACCACCAGAACCCGTTTGAACGCGGCCACGGCGCCGATCTGATCGCGGACACGTGCGATCAACTCCCGCTCGATCTCGTCGTGCGGTCGATCGACACCCGACTTGAGCACCACCAATCCGACCGGCAGCTGGCCCTTGGTGGCATCGGCCATGCCGATCACCGCGCATTCGGCGACGTCGGGATGCGCCGCCAGAATCTCCTCCATGCCGCCGGTGGACAGGCGATGACCGGCGACATTGATGATGTCGTCGATGCGCGACATGATCGACAGATAGGCATCGCCGTCGAGAAATCCCGCGTCGCCGGTGAGGTAGTAACCCGGATAGCGCGTGAGGTAGTGCTCGCGATAGCCATGCTCGTTGTTCCACATCGTCAGCAGCGTACCGGGTGGCAAGGGCAGCTTGATCACGATGTTGCCGATATCGTCCGCACCCATGGTCCGGCCTTCCTCGTTCAGCACCTGAATGTCATAGCCCGGCACCGCGACGGTGGCGGAACCCGGCTTGACCGGCAATTCCTCGATGCCGCGACAGTTCGCCGCGGCCGGCCAGCCGGTTTCGGTCTGCCACCAGTGGTCCACCACCGGGACATTCAGTTTTTCGCTCGCCCAGGCAATCGTGTCCGGATCACAGCGCTCGCCGGCCAGATACAGCGCCCGGAACTTCGAAAGGTCGTACTGGCCGATCAGCTCGCCGCGCGGGTCCTCCTTCTTGATCGCACGAAACGCCGTCGGTGCCGTGAACAGGGTGACCACGCCGTGCTGCTCGATGACGCGCCAGAACACACCGGCGTCCGGCGTGCCCACCGGCTTGCCCTCGAACAGCACCGTGGTGCAGCCATGCAGCAAGGGGCCGTAGACCAAGTAGGAATGGCCCACCGCCCAGCCGACGTCCGAGGCCGTGAACATCACCTCGCCCGGCTCGATGTCGTAGACCGCCTTCATCGACCATTTCAGCGCCACCGCGTGGCCGCCGTTGTCGCGGACCACGCCCTTGGGCTTTCCGGTGGTGCCGGAGGTGTAGAGGATGTACAGCGGGTCGGTCGCGGCCACCGACACGCAGGCGGCCGGCTCGGCCTTGGCGATCTGTTCGTCCCAGTCCACATCACGACCCACCTGCAAGCTGGCCACACACTGCGGTCGTTGCAACACGACGCAGCAATCCACCTTGTGCGCGGCGATCGCCAATGCCTGATCCAGCAAGGGTTTGTAGGCGATCACGCGCGTCGGCTCGATTCCGCAGGACGCCGAAATCACCGCCACCGGTTTGGCATCGTCGATGCGCTTGGCCAGTTCCGGCGCGGCGAAGCCGCCGAACACCACCGAGTGCACGGCGCCGATGCGGGCACAGGCCAGCATCGCTACCGCCGCCTCGGGCACCATCGGCATGTAGATCACCACGCGGTCGCCCGGCTTCACGCCCTGCGCGACCAGCACGCCCGCGAAACGGGCCACCCAGTCGCGCAGTTCGCGATAGCTGAACCTGCGGACCGTGCCGGTCACCGGGCTGTCGTAGATCAGCGCCGCCTGCTCGGCGCGACCGCCCTCGACGTGGCGGTCCAGCGCGTTGTAGCAGGTGTTGAGCCGGCCGCCGGAAAACCACTGGTACATCGGCGCACGGCTTCTGTCGAGCACACGGTCCCAGGGCTTGTCCCAGTGCAGATCCTGCGCGATTTCGCCCCAGAAGCCTTCCGGATCCTCGATGGAACGACGATGCACATCGACATACTTGCTCATCAGTGCTACCTCCAGAAATCGTGCCAGGCATCCAGTGCCCAGTCTGGGAATCACGCAGCCGAACGCTTCACCCGTTCGGGCGACTTCAGGCGCCATCTTGCGCGACCTGCGTACATTTTGGGATCAGCCGTTGGTCGTAGTAGCACTCGGGGCTTCGTCCGCGCCGGCACACTGGGATTCCTCGCGGGCCGACACCCTCTACACTGCGGGCCATGAGCCAGAAACGTGATGAGTCGCAGCTGAAAGAGCTGCAACGGCAGCTTCAGCAACTGCAGCACGCCTACGCCCGGCAGAGCCGCCGGGCCATCGTGGTGCTCGAGGGCTGGGACTCCGCCGGCAAGGGCGGCCTGATCCGCCGCATCGGCTGGGCGCTGGATCCCAGAACACTTCAGGTCTGGCAGATCGGCGCGCCGGACGGCCGCGAGCGGCGCCAGCACTGGATGCAACGCTTCTGGGAGCGGATGCCCTTGCAGGGCGAACTGACGATCTTCGATCGAAGCTGGTACGGCCGCGTGCTGGTCGAGCGCGTCGAGGGTTTCGCCGAACCGGACGCCTGGCAACGCGCCTACGACGAGATCAATCAGTTCGAGCGCAGCCTCGTCGAGGAAAACGTGCGCATCGTCAAACTGTTCCTCGACATCGACCGCAACACCCAGATGCGTCGCTTCATCAAGCGCTATGAAACGCCCGGCAAACGCTGGAAGCTGACCGAAGACGACATCCGCAATCGAGCACGCTGGGACGACTACGAAACGGCCTACGCGGACATGCTGGAACGATGTTCCACGACATGGGCACCGTGGACACGCATCGACGCCAGGCACAAGCACAAGGCACGGATCGCGGCGTTCGAGGCGATCATCAAGCATCTCGCCGAGGATGTGGACGTGACACCGCCGGAACTGCCGCCGCTGGTTCAGGCCTTCATGGAAGAGCAGGTGCGGCCGGATGCCTGAGTTAGACGGCGTTCTCAGCTTTCGGCCACTTCCATGCATGCCACACGACCAACGCCGAAAGCACCGCCTCGATTGCCGCGAAGAACTTGTAGAAATACCACTCGGCCAAGTATGCGAGCAAAGCCATCAATAAAGTAAAGAAAGCCCCAAACACGATGTTGAGAAGTTTGTTGTAGCGAGCAGGCAGTGCGACAGACAGAAATACCATGAGGCTTGGGACTGCCATCATCACGGATAGCCCCATCAGAAGACCTTGTGAAACTGATCCAAGTGGCCCGAGGTTTCCTTGCAGCATGCTCTCTAATTTTTCAGGCGTATACAGCTCGAAATAGTCGCAGTAGATGTAGCAAAACATGGTTGAAGCCCACAATGCGCTAAGCTTCAGTTTCGTAGGGATTGGCGAATCGATGAGTTGGTTCATAGTCGTTTAGCTCAGGTTTAGGGCGTGCCCAGCGTCTGCAAGGCCTGCTGCGCGCTGCGCTTGTCCGGCTCCAGCTCCAGCGCCTTGTGATAGCTGGCGATCGCGAGTTCACGCTGGCCAGCCGCCAGATAGGCTTCCGCCAGGCTGTCATGCACATTGCCGGATAGCGGATAGGCCTCCACGTTCAGCTGGAAGATGCGGATCGCCTGGTCCGGATGTGCCATCCGCAGACGCTGGTAGCCCAGGCTGTTGAGCTGAGCTTCATCGAAGTTGTAGTGGTCCGTGCCACTTGCCCGAAGCCGGTGATATTCCTCGACCGCCGCGTCCATGCCGTCGCGATCGATCACGCTCGTCAACGTTTCCGCAATCGACACGCGCGGATCGAACGCAGCGGCGATTCTCGGCAGCCACATCGATCTGGTAGCGCCGGCGATACCAGCCGCGGTGGCCACACTCAGGACGATCAGCAGCGTGGCCACCGCGATGCGGGTGCCTGAACCGGCCCGGTCGCGGGCATACAGGTACAGCTCCAGCACGCTCAGCGGCAACAGCGTCTGCGCGAATCCGATCGTCGTCAGCATCGGCCCGCGGAATGTACTGGGGTCGTAGCCGAAGGGCCCGCCGAAAATCAGGCCGGACAGCATCACACCCACGCGAAAGAACCAGACGCCGCTGACCACCAGAAACAGCCGCAGCGCCCAGCGGCGATGACGGACGAAATCCCGTGCCACCGCGTAGCGCAGCGCCATGCTGGCGCACAGCATGATCAGGATGGCATTGAAACTGATGCCCACTTGTTGGAACGTGTCGCCGGCCGCACCGCGAAACCAGCTCATGTAGAGCCCGGCGATGCTGATCACGAAGGCCGAGATCACGTAGAGCCTGCCGTTCCAACGATGCAGCACCGGTACCCGGGCGCGGACGCCGGGGACCAACTGCACCAGTCCACTGAGCGTGATGAACACCGCCAGCGCCAGATGGATGCCGACGACAAGATTCCCGAGCGGCTGTTCCGGGATATAGCCGTGCGTCATGAACCGGTTCCAGGACTCCGGATGGCCGCGCATCGCCGTCGTGGAATAGAACGACGCCACCGCGAACACGAAGACCACCTGACCGATCGCCGCGATCCCGATCCAGAAGCGGGCGGCCGTTTTCAGGGCGGTGTCGGCCAGTGTGCCGAGGCCTGCGCCCGGCGTAATGACGGCGGTATTCATGGCCTTGGTCTCTCCGGTGAAATACGCATCTAAATCCCCAATTGCTCAAATCGCTTAAATCGGTTCGCGGTAGCGGCGCAGGTAGACCGCTGCGGCAAGACAGGCGGCGGCCACGATCAAGCCGGCCCAGAGGCCGGGCGACGAAAGAAAACTCAAGGGTTGCAGCAAGGAGAGCCGGTCGATGACGGTCTGTCCGCCCACGTCGTTCACGGCGAAGGCATGTGGATAGAAGCCGACCAGCCGGTCCTTGAGCAGATCAAAGACTTGCGAGCTGCCGAAGGCGATACGCTCCAGCACGACCAGCCCCAACGGCGGCAATACGGCCCACAGAAATGCCGAGCGGCGGACGCAGGCCGATACCAGCAGCAGCCATCCGTAGATCGGGGCGTGCCACAGCGCCAGCGTGAACAGTCCGTAGATCAGTGTCAGTGTCATCTGCGGCAGCGCCAGCTGCGTCCACAGCGAAGCGATGCCGAGGCTGTTCGCGAGCAGGATCGCAGTACTCGTCAGCAGCATGATCAGTTGCGTACACAGCACCGTCGCGAATCCGATCAGCGGCAGGACCACGAAAGGAATGCTGGCCTTGGACAGCACCGTGATCAGATTGGAGACCGGCATCGACTTCCAGAACAAGATGCTGCGATCGCGCCGTTCGCCGTACAGGGCGTCGAGGCAGTAGAAGAAGCCGATCAGTACCGTCGTGAAAATCAACGGAATCGCCGCCATGCGATAGGGCTTGTTGATCCAGGCCTGCTGCTGCAAGGAGTCGAGCATCGCCAGTTCGCGCATGCCCGCAGCCAGTTGCATCGAACCGAGTCCGAATCCGAGCAGCACCACCGCGGCGGCGATCATCGGTCCAAATACCAGAGACCGGTTCTCCCACAGCTCGCGCCGTATCGACCAGTACAGCACGCGCCGCAGCGGCAGACGAACGGGCACCGAAGCCGGTTCTGAATTCATGACACACGCTCCGGCATTCCCTGTTCGAGATTGCCGATCAGGGCCACGAACAGGTCGGCAATCGTCGGCGTGCGCAGTTCGCCCAATGGGGCGAGTTGTTCGCGCTCGACCCCGTCGAACAACAG
Above is a window of Gammaproteobacteria bacterium DNA encoding:
- a CDS encoding DUF1214 domain-containing protein; the encoded protein is MEAQAVDRVVSGQVWDDFCEALKGAGRQILRPEAPDSPLDRAEGFRYLSRLLRIALEMHLEFADPAFPGFFATSHETGKIGADNPDNAYLYARVSGAHDYVIRGRRGSVPYLSFGSQKGGYETDGRMEQTGFLDSSEIDLDEDGNFEVQVCRERKPGNWLPLEAESNAVIVRQTFLDRASEQPAQMRIARIDPGAAPAPLSPQRLLAGLDNAARFVEGTASLFADWAQSYLKHPNQLPPADQALCQRSGGDPNIFYYHSYWQLAEDEALVIHIPRVPRCRFWNLQINNWWMESLDYRYHDICLNKHSAKLDADGGVTMILSQRDPGHPNWLQAAGHRVGTMCMRWVGADEHVHPSTAVRKLPALREELRA
- a CDS encoding sulfotransferase: MLMAQARDQTAGLSDFGDPSFRAGLDTLCEALDTQARLSDTGRYVLQQKIVGQLANRLRIEDWFSRHPEIADEALPPPVVIVGLPRTGTTKLHRLLACDPAFHWMAFWESQFPVPFENESLEQPGERIAQAHAMVDMMTEAMPKLTAIHPMDADAADEEVMLTEHSFLSAFNAYADIPGYMSWLDRQDQTPVYDYLRRMLQFLQWQKRKRGIVAERWVLKAPHHLLRMDTLLRVFPGAMVVQTHRDPLQSIPSIASFIHTLWCIYSDDADPAAAGHSWSELMNRALLHTMQVRGSAPEQFLDVRFEDTVRRPLEVARRIYAFIGRELRPEVELAMARWLASDAETHKGGHDYSAAQFGLSDERLRADFAAYRDRHIEQTADTA
- a CDS encoding SDR family oxidoreductase is translated as MLMKNKVVIVSGIGPGLGVKLAVEAAREGAAGVVVAARSADKLEDAEARIRELGTDTAVLKCTTDITDRAQCERLLSQAMDRFGRVDALVNSAFFHGDMDNASTADLDSWRGPLETNLLGTLKLTQATIPHMQKTGGAVVMINTMAVRQVPPLGEAGYAASKAALATSVKYLAKELGPKNIRVNTVHMGWMWGAPVAGYVKRTAEENGIPEEQIKAGIAAMIPLGRVPTDDECARAALFLASDYASAVTGAALDVNGGAWMP
- a CDS encoding flavin reductase family protein, giving the protein MSQSTFDPGEFRKALGSFATGVTVITTRAPDGTPVGLTANSFNSVSLSPPLVLWSLARSSGALDIFRGARHWAVHVLSAAQEPLSSRFARRGEDKFAELELDEGPDGIPLLRDCTARFECRNSFQYEGGDHVIFVGEVLGFERRDDAPLVFHGGRYAHATARDSGGQPRLAHLAGSFNEDFLGYLLGRSHFQFFGQLRPHLVEAGLSDEAFYVLSTLTLKPMMFASDLDTGMAEVLDESHRDAVLTLVRQGMVQTRQSAAGLAYELTDAGRDCALRLISRAKSVESDVLERLGAADAVVLKSLLNRLLGVIDPGAAAIWESAGASSR
- a CDS encoding DUF1302 domain-containing protein → MAKQGSGTSMGPALRAFLFGVLTMTLVPGPVSAGSFDVGELSGSYKLTLNYGVGVRMQDQDQRLIAGEVDPLLITVLPGDRPGQPPQLVSFGHTGLPTQINFDDGNRNFDKYSAFTNRASILGELEFSYRNYGLVVSGDAFYDWAYTHRNDNDSPDTVNKTGPNDEFTEQTEKYDGRRARLLDAYVYGDWFFGEDISLNLRLGQHLVAFGDSLFFLGMASSQSPADATKAFVPGAEVKQILLPTQQVSMSLGIGYDWTILGYYKLEYANTEIFPVGDYFSPSDAVGPGATFVYGSINPVYLDGCPGLLPEPLDQLCNLGGIGAVTGATPTINSYRAQDIKPSDHGQWGAGIKYQLSGNTNVGLYYLRYHDTNPAVILNPGFAPFATVPPVTTQIINQYVPVTYNVKYFDGIDMAALGLSTTIGPVNFTSELSYRHNAVTSVQADVSDVLSPIFTRGDFAQLLMSGIYAANPHFFFDDLALVGEFGYLCLLDAKAVESTPGIIMRGDGDEPFYDEDSAGFQTLAIPTRHNLVPGWDFSMPISYGYLFYGNPSMSGAFGPLYGEGDQRLSVGVSMRYLQNLQVGVSYNMFFGDADKTIGESTLKANPYVDRNYLSFNVKYLL
- a CDS encoding propionyl-CoA synthetase; this encodes MSKYVDVHRRSIEDPEGFWGEIAQDLHWDKPWDRVLDRSRAPMYQWFSGGRLNTCYNALDRHVEGGRAEQAALIYDSPVTGTVRRFSYRELRDWVARFAGVLVAQGVKPGDRVVIYMPMVPEAAVAMLACARIGAVHSVVFGGFAAPELAKRIDDAKPVAVISASCGIEPTRVIAYKPLLDQALAIAAHKVDCCVVLQRPQCVASLQVGRDVDWDEQIAKAEPAACVSVAATDPLYILYTSGTTGKPKGVVRDNGGHAVALKWSMKAVYDIEPGEVMFTASDVGWAVGHSYLVYGPLLHGCTTVLFEGKPVGTPDAGVFWRVIEQHGVVTLFTAPTAFRAIKKEDPRGELIGQYDLSKFRALYLAGERCDPDTIAWASEKLNVPVVDHWWQTETGWPAAANCRGIEELPVKPGSATVAVPGYDIQVLNEEGRTMGADDIGNIVIKLPLPPGTLLTMWNNEHGYREHYLTRYPGYYLTGDAGFLDGDAYLSIMSRIDDIINVAGHRLSTGGMEEILAAHPDVAECAVIGMADATKGQLPVGLVVLKSGVDRPHDEIERELIARVRDQIGAVAAFKRVLVVERLPKTRSGKVLRATMRAIADNQTYNVPPTIDDPAILDEITAALSASRF
- a CDS encoding AMP phosphotransferase, whose product is MSQKRDESQLKELQRQLQQLQHAYARQSRRAIVVLEGWDSAGKGGLIRRIGWALDPRTLQVWQIGAPDGRERRQHWMQRFWERMPLQGELTIFDRSWYGRVLVERVEGFAEPDAWQRAYDEINQFERSLVEENVRIVKLFLDIDRNTQMRRFIKRYETPGKRWKLTEDDIRNRARWDDYETAYADMLERCSTTWAPWTRIDARHKHKARIAAFEAIIKHLAEDVDVTPPELPPLVQAFMEEQVRPDA